DNA sequence from the Vicia villosa cultivar HV-30 ecotype Madison, WI linkage group LG3, Vvil1.0, whole genome shotgun sequence genome:
tgtataagataatgtggtactctaatcctttgcattttccatttcaggaaatatataaagagtatgcacaaatcagcgctcagaagcaactgactctggaagttctggatggcttcatcagaacatgcactggcaagacatcagaaggtgatcaagcagaatcagaacatgaactgaaagcatcagaagaacgaagttagaagcagaagcactgaagttctgaatggtatcacgctcaagctattcaaagtcagaagacaagaagatgctctgcaccaagatgttgactctgatattcaaacgttgttatacaTGAAATctaagtccagaagcaagtacaagatgaaaggctgaaacgtctaatctctgactaacaaaaggaacgttagaagctacaaaaggcaaagtcagtaaaagcaggaaaaacaaggctcgaggtagttgacaaaagtgtgaatcattaaatgcagagctatactattcacgcaaagcagtaaatgctcccaacggtcatttcctttcaacgcctataaatagaagttctgatcagaagcaaaggagaacacttgtgcaaaatactaaaacgctgttaaaatcaaagctcacgaacttcatcttcaacctcacaaactcttgtaatatttagtgagtgttaagcttagaacttaagagaaatatcacagttgtgattacagctttattagaagcaatctaaactcttgtaaacattatttttacattgtttgtaaaaggtttctagagtgatcaagttgtgatttgtatactctagaagacttagaagttttctaagtggataagcattgtaattagttggattagtggattaaatcctcagttgaggtaaatcactctaagggggtggactggagtagtttcgttaacaacgaaccaggataaaaataattgtgttcattgtttttatcttacaagattttgaagtcacacttattcaatcccccctttctaatgtgtttttctatctttcatTATGTTTTGCTGAACTTTTAATGAatgtttagttttagccaaaatatgccaaagggggagattgttggtgcttttattggctgattggcatctatgtttagctaaaacataatagcaacaAAACATAATACAATGTGTAAGTCTTGCaattataaaagaacaaaacatgtacaagcaagatgttatatggaatgtcatgacttcaaccatgacatcgcgcctgcagaactggaatgaagattcaatttgattctcaacagatacaaaatattctatgaatattatgtaatcctatgtggcacaaatttaaaggtcaaaataatcaagtcagaatattgaagaatcagatcagaagattgaagattcagcagtttctaatttaggagataaattaggaaacttaagATTAAAAGACCCTGGGAATAGGTTAGAAATAGAaattttgtaacctagtttttgTGAGAGAACCGGATtcagaaaagatgtagtcattagggtttctctagGTAGACCAcacaggttgtgggatggctaccatgtccttctcaaaacctgtaggtaagagaagctattgttctcactcgaaacctgtaggtaagagttgattattgtgttcttgattgaagttgtgaagcaagatcaagttattgtttattgttaattgtgtaaatagctgttacagggttgtaacagttaggtatcactagggagtgagcagaggttctcttgtcttagatggagttctaagataaaggttgcattgggtattgactaggtaaaccagaggttgtttatttgTAAACTAGAGGtcgtttacataaaatagtactactgatagtgaaatcttcttcctggcttggtagcccccagagtaggtagttaaaccgaactgAGTTAACAATTAACTATGTGCTTTATCTTATGCATTGTATTGCctgttcagtcttggatgttgtaacatcgggtataacatcaggttcaggttgATAGTTGTTTCTTTACAGAACCAATAAAGTTTACAATCttgttatgttgactgaacatatatgattccagtactcatggactccttcttaggggtaatataaaaattggggatctttctgttctgcctTTTCTACGTTAATAaaagatcagatgtcttgacatcgtaagTGACATCCTGAGtatgtcataccagaatttcaaatgTGTTAGACTATGAAGAGTCTAAAGAGGAAGAGTTTAATGCACGTCACGATGATGAAAAAAAGGATGTTAGGAACAACGTTGATGATATTCCCTAGCCAGAAGTAAATGAATCAGAAGATAAGTATTATGAAGAAAGTAATCACGAAGAAGTTGGTTCTCATGCAAGTTCTAAGGAAGGTGGAAGAGTTACATAAAAGATTAAACAAGATACCCAAATGGATCAACATGAGTCAAGCAAATAAGTTCTTACTAAATATGAAAAGCAAAAGGAGAATGACAATGCCAATATTAACAATTGGAGTTGAGATTAGCACTGAAGATATTCCGTCGGATGTCACACTACTACAGCAAAGGGATATGACCTCGGACGCAAAAGTTCTTGAACCTCGGTTACAGAGGCGAGGTAACAGAGAGCGTTATAAAAACTTGTCACTTTACCTCTCGGTTATTGTAAAACCGAGGGATAAAGTATTCTTCATATATGTTTGATTTCTATCAACaacaattttatgatttttaaaattatgttgcACACGCCACATATCTCTCGGATTTAATAAATAATCGAGCAAAATATGCCTCTATTTACATCGAATTGTGTTAATAGCCGAAGTTGCAAAGTGTAGTATAATATCAATGAAAAGATCATTGACAATATTGATAATGTTGTCTCTATTATTAATAGTATTGAAACAATAACAAAATCTgggaaaaaaatcaagaaaagtgcTGTGAAAATTAAATTTGTATTGAAACTCAAAAACTCTATCAAATTGTTAATCACACCTAGCAAGAAGAGAAAACCCTTTAAGAAGAATTTGTATGGAATGTTTTTTCATAAAATGTGTTGTTTATAGTAGTGTCATGTATTCCTTTATACGATGGTTTTTTCCAAAGGGctaaattttaatttgattctttGAGATGACAAATATACTTAGTTAGGATCAATTCTTTGTGTTTGAgcaatctaatatatatatatatatatatatatatatatatatatatatatatatatatatatatatatatatatatatatatatatatatatatatatatatatatatatatatatatatattagttggGCTAGGATAAATCTTAGTGATCTTTGAAATCAGTTTGCTTACAATAAACAGCATGACGAAACTCAGCGCAACTCTCAATTAAGGGGGTATTTCAGAATATACGTTCCATGTTAATATCTCTTCTCTTATCACATTATTGTGATTGActtgaaatttatttaaaactttctttaaaaaaaattaattggtaAATACCATTAAAATCCCTTTTTCTTAAGTTTTTTATCAACTTCATTATTCTCTATTCATACATTGATTTGTCATAGCTTGTCTCATTTACTTAATGACTAACCACTAAAGATTCCCAAAATAAAATGATTCTTTACTTGATTCATATAAACATCACTCTTTCATTTATTGAATCTAAGCCTAGGGTTCCATCATAAACCTTAAGTGAAGTTAAATCACTCATGGTTTCATAACCCTTACATCAACTTTCACAACCTTTTCATTCGTTGTTTCATAGTCAATATATATGagataaatcattttttttataaataaatttaattgttaatattcaAGACTAATGGTAGTGCAAAGTATTgaagggtatgtttggatatcacgaaataaacggagcggaatggaatggggcggagtgggatggagcggagtggaatggagcggaacgaatgtaccattccattgtttggaaaatTTAGAACAGAATAAGACAAATTATTCATTCCGTCCAAATcggaggggaaggaatatggtggtaagtgatggaatggaatggaatccataccactcctttccgctccgctccatccgtttttaaattatccaaacaacagaatatcattttattcccttccattccgctccgctccatccaattccatcaatccaaacaaagccgaAAGCCGTAAAGCACACACAGAAGACTCTATATTcaatcaaacatcaaaacatataAGATGTGAAAAATACACCATAATGACCAATGATTGTGTCTTCACATGCAtataatagaaaacaaaaattcaaatcatcaaataataaaaaatgtgaaCTAAATTCGTTATATCCACCTCAAAGGATATGCATCATCAAGTCTATAAGCACATGATTTTATTCAAGACAGTAGTTATATCCACCTCAAAGGATATGCACCATAATGATTAATAATAATTCTAAAGATTAGCATCATAACCAAATGGGATTGTTTCAAGTTCACCACTATTCATCATCATGTGCATCAACATGATGTCATTTAATTCATAGCCATCCCAACCTACTCATCATTTCAACTTCATCAATATCAGACACTGTTGGTGCTGGCGGCGGTGGTAGTAGTGGCAGAGGCGGATCCACTTGGAGTTGTTCTTGGCTTTGAGCGGTGGCAACTTGATTTTCATTTTGGTTTTGAGGAATATTACTGTTGCTATCAATTGATTCTATCCTTCTGCCAATCTCCTTCAGATTCTTATCAATCATCCATGTAAGATCATTCAAACCATCCACCGAACTGTCGTTCGGCACGATCCCCCGAGCATTGAGACATTGAAGCATGAGCATGGTTGTCTCTTTATCTTTGTTGTCTCTCAATTGCTTTTTAAGTTTCTTTTCAGCATTCTCAACCCTTTGTTTCAAAAAACTCTCCTGATTCACCATCTTTTTTCTTTGATCAAACTCAGACGCTGTCTTAAACTTCGAAAGCACATTTTGTACTCCGGACGGAGATGGCCAGATCTCAGGTTGAGGATCGTATGGGCCATAAATAATAGCACAAGCATCGATACCGCAAAGGGTTGTAAGTTCATCAACTTTCTTCACTAAACTATTCTTCCTATTCTTGTATGCTAGTTTCCTTGCGGTATCCTTCTCAATGAAAGCAAGCTTTAGCTTTTTTCTAGTCATGTTTTTGACGAGAATAAGATGAAAATCGATTGAGACAAAGAAGAAAAGTTGATGGTTGTGATTTTTATTTTCTGGAAAATGTGTTGTATATATAGGCCATATTCCATATACTTAGGTGGTTAGATGCATGCGTCTTTATCTTCCAAATGGCATTTTTTTCCAACGGTAAAATGCTTCTTTATGacatttaatttttatcatttttacaaGGATGTTTCTAGAATCTAAATCTCTAGATTCATGTACGTAGATATATACTATGTTTTGATATTTCATACTATATTTATCTACACGGGATATCCgcatcataaattctcaaattcaTAACGTGGACTGTTTCATAGTGGAGAAGGATTGGTTTTGTTGGGCTACACATAAAGGGATATCCCCATGAATTATACCCTTACTCCTATAAATTACAATTTTAGACAAAAATACTCTTGTTTAAATACTAAGTTGTTCATTTCATTTTAAAGTACCACTAGAATAAAAATCGGAGAACACAACTACTACACTTTCGTACCAACAAAATCGGAGAACATAAAGAGAAGTTATCTGGTTCATCGTTACACACAccgaataaattacaaatatgatTTCTGACTTATTGAAAAAAAGTATGATTTCCGGTTTGCACACGAAAAAAGTTACAAACCAAACAACTTAGCATAAGGTTTCCGATTCATGTTAATTCAAGTCGGATAACTTGCAACCTTGTTATGTGGTTCTTTATGATGCTTTTGGGATAACTTATGCCAGTTATCCGGTTcatgtttttttatgttttattttttatttaaatttagtgGTGCGTAGAAGAGGAGGTCGGAACGACAATATTATGTGATGAAGAGGTGAAGGACGCCAGCCATAACAAGTCGTGGATTGAGAGGGACATCAGATAGTTGCACCTGAGTCTGGTCTGCAACAGCCGTAGTTTCCTGGAGAGTCGTTTGATACgtctcttttggtgagttatcAGGGTCATGTTGCTCATTATTTATGGTTTGACGAGGTAAATtaatttatgtcattttatgaatCATTTTTAGTTGtacttatttatattttataacataTATATACTCTAAGTTATTTTTAGAAGAGACATCCAAAGAGAGAATTAAAGGTTAATGCACATGGTTGCAAATTGATAAGATGGGTTCCACATAGTCATCCACAAGTGATCGAGACTTGGCTAACTAACTCTGTCTATCCTCTCTCTAGTGAACCAGTTTATCGAGgataaattaaaatttagtaTCATCCTTCATAGAGAGATGACATCCAAGAACATCGTCCTTTCAAATGACATTAGGCGAGATGACCATTACATTGGACAATATTTCTTGTCTTCTTCATATATAGTGTAGGGTGGATTCTATGACCCTATGGAAGGTTTCATTGATACTGATGCTATTAATCTTGCTTAGTGACTTGTTGGGTGTTCCCTTGGAGGAGACAGCTGAGGAGGTCTGTACTTGTAGGGGTCCTTATTATAAGTTGGATTGATTGAAGGTGATATTTGTGCGTCAGCGAGGTGCTAGTAGATTTGACTGTGCTGCTAGATTCGATATGCTATTGTTGTTAGGTTGCACCATTCTTATCGACAAGACTTCTACTCATGTAGAGGCAAAGAATTTACCATTATTTAGCAAATGTTAACGCAGTTGATGTCATACCAACTACTTCAAACAGAGGTTTCTTATACTTGTTTTTCTTTTACGTGTTGTCCATAATTAACACAATAGGAAACATATTTAACAACTTCACCAATTCTAGATGGACctaaaaaatatctctcacaacttcCGACTCATCTTTTATTGTACTCCAATAAACATAATTGGAATCCTCAATCACCATAAACAAAATTTGTATTTCCGTTCAAGGACCCCTGATGTGATTCTGTAACTTACTCTTTTGTTTATGTATTTGCTTGATCCGAGGGATATTCTACGGATCTCGTTCTTGCAATGGCAATAGTATGTGACTTGGTGGAACATGACGTTTTGTCAAATCAACAATATGTTGTTGTTCATGTGCATTTAGTCGACCTACAAACGAGTAACCTTCAAATTTATTTGGTAAACAATGGTTGTGAAGTCTGTATTTTATATCAACCTTCTATCCATAAACCATCTTTAAACGTGTTGATCTAATTTTGAATAGACAACCACATTTCTTACTTGCACTTTGTGTttcacaatcttctttatattttcCACCTCTATCAGAACCAAATATTATTTTGTCACTTCTTCCCCTTCTGCTTGTTATGATATCTGAACGAGTAATTATAACTGTCACTTTATTCTGATTCCGACATCCATAATCCACCTTGTCGCGTCTTCTTGTGTAGCAAATTTTTTGTAGTTTAAAATATATCAATGGTATCTACGAAAGTTTGGGTTTTACCGCATATCATCAAAGGAATATTCATATttgttaaatataaataaaaataaataaatcaataaaaacaaGCAAACCAAAATACTTAAAACAAAGAAATCATGGTGGTAAAAAATTCAGCACTAAAAAATTTGCTACACAAAAAATTTGCACTAAAAAATCATAGTGAAATCATGATGTCATCCGATTACTAAATAAAGCAAACAGGAAAACATAAAGGATAGTTATCCGGATGGATTTATTTAACCAAGTGATTACATAAAGTGTTTTTTGGTTTGTGCAAAAGTTGAACCGAATTTCTTTTAGCAATGTTATCCGGTTAAGAAGTATAACATACTCGATGTCTTCGATGGAAGTTACACACTTCGCATGAGTGGAGTGCACACAagtgaaattaaaaaaaagggTAAATTTAGAATATTTCAAAATTGTTGGGTAAGGGAATAATTGTTGGGGTATAGGGTAAATGTTTTGCATAGGGAGGTTTGTGCGGTGTTACGAGGAGATGTTGTCATGTTAACATCACTTAAATTTGACACTCCACAATTGCAATTGCAATTGCAATTGCAATGTTTTAATATTACCATTACATAATTAAAAATCATTTTACAATTCTGTTGTAACATTTTTAAAAGTCGTTGCATTTTATTGGAGTTTTTAAGACAACTACCAAATTTTTACAGGTATAAATTTTTACTGACAATTTACGTTTTATATCACATTTTTCATCAAAAATatgtattattttatatttttgaaatgtCCGATAAAAATTCATGTTACTCATACATCTTTATCTCATATTTTGAAAAACTGATAAAAATCATGATATTTTAAAAAGCCCCGAGAAATTATATATATGCATACCAAATATTTCAAAGTATACGATAGAAAAAATTGTTGAGATTGTTaagcaatttttttgaaaaagaattgtGTACAAAAGAAAgagtttgttttaaaataatgctcgacaagacattacatcttgtgcctacataccacCTAAGAACAGTGGAGAATTCATAGCAAATGtaattccacttaaaagggaaacaAAAGTTTTGGTTTAAAATAGGATAGACACTTTATCATCATAAGGAAGAAAACTCAGCTAATCAttcttgaacatgagaacagatggaccttttgcatcacaaatgaaagaagggttcCAACATGGATAAATAAACAAGTATGCAACTAGCTCTTTCAAGTGGATAAAGATCAATCATATCAATCGATATCAAGACTTTTGGGTGATTACATTTCTACTAAAATAATCATTCATGTTTAAACTTTTATAAAGAGGTTTTAAAAGAAAGCCACAAAGGGCTAAATATTTTGAAAGAAGGTTTTAACAAAAgagttttgaaagattttgaaaacataagaaggttttgaaaaagggagaacatTTTGAAAGTTTAAGAAGATGAGAGGatatgaagggactatcctaaagcatgAAGTAAAAGATAAGGATAATAACAATCTAACCAATAAGAAGCCATCACTTGACATAAGGAGGTGAATGTAGATTTCCCATCTTTGGATTTACAAACCAAGAAAGCATAATACCATGTACCATATGAAATAAGACTCAGCTGAATTATAGATCAAGCATAGTGTTCAATGAGtataacatatttatatgagTAACTTGTAATTAAAGCCTTGGAAATGCACCATAAGAACTTAAGACAAAAATTGGCTAGCGTAACAGCTACATAGAGAAGAATTCCCAATCATAATTCCTTAGAGTAAACTCCAAAGACTTCAGACAAAGTATGGAACTCAAAACTACCTGCACACAAAGAAAACCAAACCAttgccttggagtaaactccaaggactaAAAAATATCAACAAAATAAAGCCAGGGTATCAAAGTCTTAGTCTAATAGTCCATCCTCTAAGCTTAGGGTATAGTAACCAAAGTCCAAGTTCACATTAACTTTTTTATGATTCTAgttgattattaatattttaagaaCAAAATAATTGTCTAAATTGACAAAGGTAAAAAGGTGgataagcataaacatatgttcaAGTGGACAAATGGAAAATGGGCATAAAGATAAACATGATGCTGAATGAggcataataaaataaagcataagataaaataaagaaaaataataaaagaagcaTAAAATAATGTTAGAAGTCAGTAATTAGGGGTTAGAAATTGGCTCTCAAAGTTAATGATCAATAATGGTTGAATAATGAACTTAGGTCAAGGTTGATGAAAAACTCATAAGaggattaatagaataaaaatctCTACACAACAAGTCTTCAAGGATCTTAAACCAATTGTCAAATAATCAACCATCTTTGCGCTTATAAGCATAGGTTTGGGCCatgtaacttatatagaagtcaccctacaacgaggccgatcAACAACAATTTATGTGTTTATAAACAAATTAGAGAAATTATATG
Encoded proteins:
- the LOC131658529 gene encoding agamous-like MADS-box protein AGL80, with the translated sequence MTRKKLKLAFIEKDTARKLAYKNRKNSLVKKVDELTTLCGIDACAIIYGPYDPQPEIWPSPSGVQNVLSKFKTASEFDQRKKMVNQESFLKQRVENAEKKLKKQLRDNKDKETTMLMLQCLNARGIVPNDSSVDGLNDLTWMIDKNLKEIGRRIESIDSNSNIPQNQNENQVATAQSQEQLQVDPPLPLLPPPPAPTVSDIDEVEMMSRLGWL